Proteins encoded within one genomic window of Episyrphus balteatus chromosome 1, idEpiBalt1.1, whole genome shotgun sequence:
- the LOC129905877 gene encoding COMM domain-containing protein 3, with amino-acid sequence MALELSKLAIDGLKHLGSTINIEISKKLIASTVKLSLYADANVPPNPEIYASNADYAKQSEFAVATLLFLATKHGYDGTKLRHFLEQHSINQTIIDDLVKTYDTNRNEFLMRLLRTGHAFPHISDVEWKIVCDVKSAMSDCSSGELTFHVNLGNYREKTGERETIVEFICNTEELQSLINKLKEIERHCTKLSSGDSTQAK; translated from the exons ATGGCCCTCGAATTATCAAAACTCGCAATCGATGGACTTAAACATTTAGGCTCAACAATTAAcattgaaataagtaaaaaactAATTGCTAGCACTGTTAAATTATCACTTTATGCTGATGCAA ATGTGCCTCCTAACCCAGAAATATACGCCTCCAATGCTGATTATGCCAAACAAAGCGAATTCGCTGTTGCCACCCTACTCTTTTTAGCAACGAAACATGGATACGATGGGACCAAGTTGCGCCACTTCCTCGAACAACATTCCATTAATCAAACAATCATCGATGATCTAGTCAAAACTTATGACACCAATCGCAACGAATTCCTTATGAGACTTCTTCGAACCGGCCATGCATTCCCGCACATCAGTGATGTGGAGTGGAAGATTGTTTGCGATGTCAAGTCTGCAATGTCCGACTGCAGTTCTGGTGAGCTAACATTCCATGTTAATTTAGGTAATTATCGAGAGAAGACAGGTGAACGTGAGACAATTGTTGAATTCATTTGCAACACTGAAGAACTCCAATCACTGATtaataaattgaaagaaatcGAACGCCATTGCACCAAGTTGTCGTCGGGAGATTCAACTCAAGCTAAATAG